The following are encoded together in the Salvia hispanica cultivar TCC Black 2014 chromosome 6, UniMelb_Shisp_WGS_1.0, whole genome shotgun sequence genome:
- the LOC125195014 gene encoding protein FAR1-RELATED SEQUENCE 5-like, whose amino-acid sequence MDSSSYSESTSTNGGGSVIPICKPELRPYEGQKFSSLEEGISFYEKYAQECCFDCRRFGNRSSGGVIIFQYIVCNRQGFHTVDSLDVDVSVSEDGNVSDDDEVSSKKRRRRGTKRCGCGARISFKFFSDFGDKYYLVHQFVEEHNHTMVDKDHKRFMKGNRSLNDVHHKFVEDCTKANIGPTSTFNLLKEFFGGYDVVGCTLTDVRNCSRDIKEKLKEVDVQMILNQMQEKKRICEGFFYKYQLSPEDNKLVSLFWSDAESRKHYHMFGDVVAFDTTYSTNRYRMVFGPFTGKDNHGCPIAFGAGFVSGENCDAFSWLFTVFVECMGVAPRIIITDQDWGMRLAIEKVLPGTRHRLCMWHIMSKLFEKIPKSISDREKFSKEFKSCVWSELLDPDEFDILWTSIVEKYSVEDHKWFKDMFLIRQMWIPAFFRDVPMGSLMRTTSFSESENSFFKRYSKPLFNFADFTLQYNNAIDAQRNQTERLDYYDSVITPKYVTDLAFEKQLGSVYTDRMFRVVQDLIVEADKSCRMISMSTLENIEVFKVSDARKKIFTVRHEIETESYECECKLFLRCGYLCSHLFFILRNKDVNNIPEKYVGNRWLKSELLKAVHGLTIDESASDRGSNKDDKLQIANRCHGRYFGLYQRAFRNKDHLIALDNLLAGIGPQIFKDDCAGSSSLDKNDSIMNIYGIVVPEEITAHAPDVSPWRHADV is encoded by the exons ATggattcttcatcttattcCGAGTCTACGTCGACGAATGGTGGAG GGTCTGTTATTCCAATTTGCAAGCCTGAGTTGAGGCCTTATGAAGGtcaaaaattttcttctcttgaggaaggaatttcattttatgaaaagTATGCTCAGGAGTGTTGTTTTGATTGTCGAAGATTTGGAAATAGGTCTAGTGGTggtgttattatttttcagtatATTGTTTGCAATAGACAAGGATTTCATACAGTAGATTCGTTGGATGTTGATGTTAGTGTATCTGAGGATGGTAATGTgtctgatgatgatgaagtaTCTTCAAAGAAGAGACGTAGACGTGGCACCAAAAGGTGTGGATGTGGAGCGAGAattagttttaagtttttttctgattttggtgATAAGTATTACCTTGTGCATCAGTTTGTTGAGGAACACAATCATACTATGGTTGACAAAGATCATAAGAGATTTATGAAAGGTAATCGGAGTTTGAATGATGTTCATCACAAGTTTGTTGAAGATTGCACCAAAGCTAACATCGGTCCTACCTCTACTTTTAACTTATTAAAGGAGTTTTTCGGTGGTTATGATGTTGTTGGGTGTACGTTGACTGATGTTAGGAATTGTTCACGTGAtattaaagagaaattaaaagaagtGGATGTGCAAATGATCCTAAATCAGATgcaagagaagaagagaatttgTGAAGggtttttttacaaatatcaattatCACCTGAAGATAATAAGTTAGTGAGCTTATTCTGGTCTGATGCTGAGTCTCGGAAGCATTACCACATGTTTGGAGATGTTGTAGCATTTGATACAACATATTCAACAAACAg GTATCGTATGGTGTTTGGTCCATTTACCGGGAAAGACAATCATGGGTGTCCTATTGCGTTTGGAGCTGGTTTCGTATCCGGTGAGAATTGTGATGCATTTTCATGGCTTTTCACTGTATTTGTTGAATGCATGGGTGTTGCTCCAAGAATCATAATCACTGACCAAGATTGGGGAATGAGGCTTGCcattgagaaggtattaccTGGTACAAGGCATCGTTTGTGTATGTGGCATATTATGAGCAAGTTATTTGAGAAGATACCTAAATCAATTTCTGATAGAGAAAAGTTTAGTAAGGAGTTTAAGTCTTGTGTTTGGTCAGAGTTGTTAGATCCGGATGAGTTTGATATATTATGGACTAGtattgttgaaaaatataGTGTAGAAGATCATAAGTGGTTTAAGGATATGTTTTTGATCAGACAGATGTGGATCCCAGCCTTCTTTAGAGATGTTCCTATGGGTTCTTTAATGAGAACAACATCTTTTTCAGAATCTGAAAACAGTTTTTTTAAGAGGTACTCGAAACCGTTGTTCAATTTTGCTGACTTCACTCTTCAGTATAACAATGCCATTGATGCTCAAAGGAATCAAACTGAAAGGCTTGACTATTATGATTCTGTAATCACTCCAAAATATGTCACTGATTTAGCATTTGAGAAGCAATTGGGATCTGTTTACACAGATAGGATGTTTAGAGTGGTACAAGATTTGATTGTTGAGGCTGATAAGAGTTGTCGGATGATTAGCATGTCCACATTGGAGAACATCGAGGTCTTCAAAGTTTCTGATGCTAGAAAGAAGATCTTTACAGTTAGACATGAGATAGAGACTGAGTCATatgaatgtgagtgtaaactATTTTTAAGGTGTGGTTATCTATGCAGCcacctttttttcattctcaGAAACAAAGATGTCAACAATATTCCAGAGAAATATGTTGGTAACCGTTGGCTTAAAAGTGAATTACTAAAGGCAGTTCATGGTCTCACGATTGATGAAAGTGCGTCTGACAGAG GTTCTAACAAAGATGACAAACTACAGATTGCTAACAGGTGTCATGGTCGTTACTTTGGTCTATATCAGCGTGCTTTTAGAAATAAAGATCATTTGATTGCTTTGGATAATTTGCTTGCGGGTATTGGTCCTCAAATCTTTAAAGATGACTGTGCTGGATCGTCTTCTCttgataaaaatgattcaatcaTGAACATATATGGTATTGTTGTTCCTGAAGAAATAACTGCCCATGCTCCAGATGTG TCGCCATGGCGGCATGCTGATGTCTAA
- the LOC125193489 gene encoding protein DETOXIFICATION 18-like isoform X1, with translation MDCGRGAEKHPLIEDSKTAEEDGFLAEAKKQISLALPIIFTNVVYFFIPLISVMFAGHFGHLELAASNLANSWAAASGFDLMVGLSGALETLCGQGFGGKMYGMLGVYLQASCIVSAIFSTAVSFLWWYSEAILISLGQDAGIAREAGLYLRWLIPGLFAQGLLQHMLRFVQAQSVVPPLVLCAGVPLVLHVGVAYTLVHWMALGCRGAAAAASVSLWVSVVMLGFYVVKADNFRLTWRGFSWEALRHVVSYLKLALPSAAMVCLEYWAFEILVLLAGLMPDSQLTTSLIAMCVNAETICYMICYGLGAAISTRVANELGGGNPEGARRAMSVALKLTLVLALCVVSALGFGHNVWAAAFTNSPLVFNAFASMVPLLVASVLCDFFQGIFSGVARGCGWQHLVVFINIGSFYLIGMPLAIVLAFYFKLYAKGLWLGLACGLAVQTMGLLVLSKVNKWTRIEFCQSPSSNIVQP, from the exons ATGGATTGTGGACGCGGCGCAGAGAAGCATCCCTTGATTGAAGATAGTAAGACGGCGGAGGAGGATGGCTTCCTCGCTGAGGCCAAGAAGCAGATATCTCTGGCCCTTCCTATCATCTTCACCAATGTCGTCTACTTTTTCATCCCTCTTATCTCCGTCATGTTCGCCGGCCACTTCGGCCACCTCGAGCTCGCCGCGTCCAATCTCGCCAATTCCTGGGCTGCCGCCTCCGGCTTCGACCTCATG GTTGGATTGAGCGGCGCGCTGGAGACGTTGTGCGGCCAGGGATTTGGCGGGAAAATGTACGGGATGCTTGGAGTGTATCTCCAAGCGTCCTGCATCGTCTCCGCGATTTTCTCGACGGCCGTGTCATTTCTGTGGTGGTATTCGGAGGCGATTTTGATCTCGTTGGGGCAGGACGCTGGCATTGCTAGAGAAGCGGGTTTGTATCTGAGGTGGCTCATCCCGGGGCTGTTTGCCCAGGGACTTCTGCAGCATATGTTGAGATTTGTGCAGGCGCAGTCGGTGGTGCCGCCGCTGGTGCTGTGCGCAGGCGTGCCGCTGGTGCTGCATGTTGGCGTTGCCTATACGTTGGTCCACTGGATGGCGCTGGGGTGCAGAGGGGCGGCTGCGGCGGCGTCGGTTTCGCTGTGGGTTTCTGTGGTGATGCTGGGTTTCTATGTGGTTAAGGCAGATAATTTCCGGTTGACGTGGCGGGGGTTTAGCTGGGAGGCCTTGAGGCATGTGGTTTCCTATTTGAAGCTCGCTCTGCCTTCTGCGGCTATGGTCTG TTTGGAGTATTGGGCTTTCGAGATTCTTGTGTTGTTGGCTGGTTTGATGCCGGATTCGCAGCTCACTACTTCGCTCATTGCAATGTG TGTGAATGCAGAGACGATTTGCTACATGATCTGCTACGGTCTTGGTGCTGCAATCAG CACAAGGGTGGCTAATGAGTTGGGAGGTGGGAATCCTGAGGGAGCAAGGCGAGCCATGAGCGTCGCCCTTAAGCTGACGCTAGTGCTGGCACTGTGTGTTGTGTCGGCGCTTGGTTTCGGTCATAATGTGTGGGCTGCCGCTTTCACCAACAGCCCTCTCGTCTTCAACGCCTTCGCCTCCATGGTTCCACTCCTCGTCGCTTCTGTCTTGTGTGATTTTTTTCAAGGAATTTTCTCAG GGGTAGCAAGGGGATGTGGATGGCAGCACTTGGTTGTATTCATCAATATTGGAAGCTTCTACTTGATTGGCATGCCTCTTGCTATTGTCCTTGCTTTTTACTTTAAACTATATGCCAAG GGATTATGGCTTGGGTTAGCATGTGGTTTGGCAGTCCAAACAATGGGTCTTTTGGTGCTTTCCAAAGTCAATAAATGGACAAGGATAGAGTTTTGTCAAAGTCCATCTTCCAACATTGTTCAACCCTAG
- the LOC125193489 gene encoding protein DETOXIFICATION 18-like isoform X2, which produces MDCGRGAEKHPLIEDSKTAEEDGFLAEAKKQISLALPIIFTNVVYFFIPLISVMFAGHFGHLELAASNLANSWAAASGFDLMVGLSGALETLCGQGFGGKMYGMLGVYLQASCIVSAIFSTAVSFLWWYSEAILISLGQDAGIAREAGLYLRWLIPGLFAQGLLQHMLRFVQAQSVVPPLVLCAGVPLVLHVGVAYTLVHWMALGCRGAAAAASVSLWVSVVMLGFYVVKADNFRLTWRGFSWEALRHVVSYLKLALPSAAMVCLEYWAFEILVLLAGLMPDSQLTTSLIAMCVNAETICYMICYGLGAAISTRVANELGGGNPEGARRAMSVALKLTLVLALCVVSALGFGHNVWAAAFTNSPLVFNAFASMVPLLVASVLCDFFQGIFSVFCLSCKCRGSKGMWMAALGCIHQYWKLLLDWHASCYCPCFLL; this is translated from the exons ATGGATTGTGGACGCGGCGCAGAGAAGCATCCCTTGATTGAAGATAGTAAGACGGCGGAGGAGGATGGCTTCCTCGCTGAGGCCAAGAAGCAGATATCTCTGGCCCTTCCTATCATCTTCACCAATGTCGTCTACTTTTTCATCCCTCTTATCTCCGTCATGTTCGCCGGCCACTTCGGCCACCTCGAGCTCGCCGCGTCCAATCTCGCCAATTCCTGGGCTGCCGCCTCCGGCTTCGACCTCATG GTTGGATTGAGCGGCGCGCTGGAGACGTTGTGCGGCCAGGGATTTGGCGGGAAAATGTACGGGATGCTTGGAGTGTATCTCCAAGCGTCCTGCATCGTCTCCGCGATTTTCTCGACGGCCGTGTCATTTCTGTGGTGGTATTCGGAGGCGATTTTGATCTCGTTGGGGCAGGACGCTGGCATTGCTAGAGAAGCGGGTTTGTATCTGAGGTGGCTCATCCCGGGGCTGTTTGCCCAGGGACTTCTGCAGCATATGTTGAGATTTGTGCAGGCGCAGTCGGTGGTGCCGCCGCTGGTGCTGTGCGCAGGCGTGCCGCTGGTGCTGCATGTTGGCGTTGCCTATACGTTGGTCCACTGGATGGCGCTGGGGTGCAGAGGGGCGGCTGCGGCGGCGTCGGTTTCGCTGTGGGTTTCTGTGGTGATGCTGGGTTTCTATGTGGTTAAGGCAGATAATTTCCGGTTGACGTGGCGGGGGTTTAGCTGGGAGGCCTTGAGGCATGTGGTTTCCTATTTGAAGCTCGCTCTGCCTTCTGCGGCTATGGTCTG TTTGGAGTATTGGGCTTTCGAGATTCTTGTGTTGTTGGCTGGTTTGATGCCGGATTCGCAGCTCACTACTTCGCTCATTGCAATGTG TGTGAATGCAGAGACGATTTGCTACATGATCTGCTACGGTCTTGGTGCTGCAATCAG CACAAGGGTGGCTAATGAGTTGGGAGGTGGGAATCCTGAGGGAGCAAGGCGAGCCATGAGCGTCGCCCTTAAGCTGACGCTAGTGCTGGCACTGTGTGTTGTGTCGGCGCTTGGTTTCGGTCATAATGTGTGGGCTGCCGCTTTCACCAACAGCCCTCTCGTCTTCAACGCCTTCGCCTCCATGGTTCCACTCCTCGTCGCTTCTGTCTTGTGTGATTTTTTTCAAGGAATTTTCTCAG tGTTTTGTTTGAGTTGCAAATGCAGGGGTAGCAAGGGGATGTGGATGGCAGCACTTGGTTGTATTCATCAATATTGGAAGCTTCTACTTGATTGGCATGCCTCTTGCTATTGTCCTTGCTTTTTACTTTAA